AGTTATGCAGCTTTGATACGTGTTGCGCCCTCACACACAACCCGTCGTGTGTGACGTAGCCGCAGAACCACACCAGGGGCGGATCGGAGTATATAAGACTGCCGGCAGCCACTGAGAAGACAGTCTCCTGCAAAGCTCTCCTGTGGTCAGAGCAAGCAACCAGCTCTCGCAGCCACTATGAACGCCCTGGTAAGGACTCCGGAGAACGGCTTGCCGGCTGGCACTTAGCGCCTAGGCGGTTGCTGCGTACATGTGTCGGACATGCGCCGGACTTGTTCGGCATGTGTACTCCCAGTGGCATAGCTCCAGTTCAGCCGCTTGCAGATGTCCATGTGCTGTCTAACCCTAGGCATGCAATTCTGAAACCATTTTCATGTTCGTGACCGTGATATTGGTAAGATAGAAAAGGAAAAAGTGCACTCTTAagattttctttcctgaaaaccatTATCATAAGCCAAACGCCCCAGGGAACGCTGATTTCCCTGTTACAACCGAAGTAAGGGCTTGCGTCGCTCAGTGATGTGAATTACGCAAGCCTCGAGTGCAGCTAAAGATTGATAACTTGTTCGGTAATGTATTTCAGCACTTATGTGTCGTATGAAATTATTTACTAGAATGTGTGCACTTTGTGTGATGTGTGATAGCACATGGCGGGACATAGGTTTGGTACTTTCGATAATTTAATTTCATCTTGCCTCTAGCAGGTCGTCACAGTGATGATTATTGCACTTCTTTGTACCGTATAAATGGTTTAATTTAGGTTGTGAATGGATCAAAATTGAAAGATTCGataagatatgaaaagtgcataATTTTAAGAGCCTTCTGTGCGAGATCACTGGTAAAATTAGAACTAAGGAGGACATGTTTGCAGACAACGAGAAGAAAGCGCCATGCATTTATCTATTAGGATAAATACGAATTTAGTAAAAATGCTTGCAATCTAAAACAGTTACGTTTAAATCTGTGTGATTGAAATTATCACTTTTAATACTTTCGCATTAGTTAGCGGTCTACTACGGAGCCGTACACAAAGCTAAGGCTCTTTTGTTTACATTGCAATGGTATAAATATTAGTCTTTGCGTCTGATTTGATAGGCTCAAATTTCATTCATATTGCTCGTGCTATCCAGCGCCCTTCAGTCCGCAGCCTGAAAATAACAAAAGAAACAACTTCCTCACATTCAGAGAGCTTAAGTGCCCGCGTCCTCATGTTATTCGCTTTCGAAAAAAGTACTAAAATTCCGCCAGCGTTGAAACACGACATATCGCGTTCTCTCGAAGCTTCTCATGACATGCATTGAAAATCTATTTCCTTTCTCAAGTAACTCATGCGCTGGCACCTCAGTTCTCATTTTCTTCCGTGACAAAGGGAAGCCTCAAACGGTACAGCGTGCATGCACGCAAATATCTGTGAAAATAAGTAAGTACAACGCCTCAATAGCACGAAGATTTGGCTTGCAGAATACTTATGTTTGCATCACGCGTGGATTTTACGCTGTGCCTCTGTGCTTATCTTGTTCTCCATGCAATACATAAACTATGATTCAGGGTGGTCCGCAAGTCTCACTGATTCTAATGTGCTTTGGAACAAAAGGCGCAGAAATCGAGGAGTGGGTGTCAGGAGGGGGTGTCATTTTCGGTTCCCAAAACTTCATTTTTCTAGTACTTTTGAAGTAGTAATGATCAAACGACAAAAACGCGCTAACACAATTAAACTTACGAACTTTGTGTATCGGACAGAGGCATGCGTTGCAGGATGCAGGAGCAATTTTTAGTCTTAGCTACTCGTGGGGCTATATTGGCAGTACTGCGCCAGATATCGACCGGCCAGACTTCCGACATGTCTTCAACGAGGACGCTTAACAGGATAGCGCCTAGCTACGAGCAGCGCAGAACTGCGGTGTTTCGTCTCTATCTCACTAGGAGCTCCCCGCAACGTTCATTTTTACAGATCTGCACCGTCTTCCTGAGCGCCCTGGTGGGCAGCGCCCTTAGCGGCTtcgtcggcggaggcggcggtGGTCTCGGCGGAGGTCTCGGCGGCTACGGAGGAGGCCTTGGCGGAGGCCTTGGTGGCTACGGAGGAGGAGGCTTCGGCGGTGGCTTGGGTGGATTCGGAGGAGGCGGCTTTGGTGGAGGCCTTGGCGGCGGTGCAGGCAATGTCGGCGTCGGCAGCAGCGTCGTCCTTCTCAGCGGAGGcgcagcgggcggcagaagggTCGTGGCCGGACCCGCGTTCCTGGTCAGGAGCGTGCACCACGTGAACCAAGTCAGCGGCGGTGGCGCCATCGTCGCTCACTC
The genomic region above belongs to Amblyomma americanum isolate KBUSLIRL-KWMA chromosome 9, ASM5285725v1, whole genome shotgun sequence and contains:
- the LOC144103943 gene encoding uncharacterized protein LOC144103943 gives rise to the protein MNALICTVFLSALVGSALSGFVGGGGGGLGGGLGGYGGGLGGGLGGYGGGGFGGGLGGFGGGGFGGGLGGGAGNVGVGSSVVLLSGGAAGGRRVVAGPAFLVRSVHHVNQVSGGGAIVAHSGVGGVGGGAGVGGFGAGGLGGAGFGAGGLGGYGGYGGGLGGGYGGGVGGGYGGGLGGGYGGGLGGGTVAGKLLLVKSHK